One Marasmius oreades isolate 03SP1 chromosome 2, whole genome shotgun sequence DNA segment encodes these proteins:
- the IDH2 gene encoding NAD-dependent isocitrate dehydrogenase, producing MLVPRSFSGIAQGALKNSQAVRRYASASPTAAFAGQKGSNGKYTVTLIPGDGIGPEISESIKSIYTAAQVPIQWEEVSVTPVLKGGKTVIPDAAIQSVKRNTVALKGPLATPIGKGHVSLNLTLRRTFNLFANVRPCISIKGFKTPYEDVNTVLIRENTEGEYSGIEHEVVDGVVQSIKLITWEASERVARYAFHYAQSQGRKRVTAVHKANIMKMSDGMFLSACREISKDFPDVTYDEDLLDRVCLQVVQNPKPYSDRVMVMPNLYGDILSDMCAGLIGGLGLTPSGNIGRDASIFEAVHGSAPDIAGKGLANPTALLLSSMMMLRHMNLNQYAEKIEKAALTTIAEGKTITGDLGGKATTQQYTNAIIQKLA from the exons ATGTTGGTACCACGGTCATTTTCTGGCATCGCACAGGGCGCGTTGAAAAACTCGCAG GCTGTCAGACGCTATGCTTCTGCCTCCCCGACCGCTGCGTTCGCCGGGCAAAAGGGAAGCAAC GGAAAATATACTGTCACCCTTATTCCAGGAGATG GCATTGGCCCCGAAATTAGCGAGTCGATCAAAAGCATCTACACCGCAGCTCAA GTACCCATTCAATGGGAGGAAGTTAGTGTTACGCCCGTGttgaagggaggaaagaCAGTTATTCCCGATGCGGCTATTCAGTCCGTCAAGCGGAACACTGTTGCATTGAAAG GTCCTTTGGCAACTCCCA TCGGGAAGGGGCACGTCTCGTTGAACTTAACTCTCCGTAGAACTTTCAACCTGTTCGCCAATGTTCGACCTTGCATTTCTATCAAAGGATTTAAGACTCCCTATGAGGACGTGAACACGGTACTCATTCGCGAGAACACGGAAGGAGAATACTCCGGGATCGAGCACGAA GTCGTCGACGGTGTTGTACAGTCGATAAAATTGATTACATGGGAAGCATCGGAACGCGTCGCGCGTTATGCTTTCCACTACGCTCAATCCCAAGGAAGAAAGCGTGTCACAGCTGTACACAAAGCAAACATCAT GAAAATGTCCGATGGTATGTTTTTGTCGGCGTGCCGGGAGATATCTAAGGATTTCCCCGATGTCACATACGATGAGGATCTTTTGGATCGCGTCTGTCTACAG GTTGTGCAAAACCCAAAACCTTACTCTGATCGTGTCATGGTGATGCCCAACTTGTACGGTGACATTCTTTCTGACATGTGTGCTGGCCTTATCGGTGGCCTTGGTCTCACTCCCTCTGGAAACATCGGTCGG GATGCTTCCATTTTCGAGGCCGTACACGGCTCTGCTCCAGATATCGCAG GCAAAGGGCTAGCTAACCCTACCGCTCTTCTCCTGTCATCAATGATGATGTTGAG ACACATGAACCTCAACCAATATGCCGAGAAGATTGAAAAGGCGGCCTTGACG ACGATTGCTGAGGGCAAGACAATTACTGGAGATCTGGGAGGCAAGGCCACAACCCAGCAATATACCAACGCTATCATTCAGAAGCTTGCATAG
- a CDS encoding uncharacterized protein (BUSCO:EOG092621X3) has product MSHNNVRGPTSALTEFLRASGITPSTVARRATQNQSVPGPSNTSGEPPSVDETSITRRTSKRGRRARSGRAGGYASDELDELESPPKKSKIVESQGKGKGNSIKRKKKATKKGDDDEYEDEDEDAYNALSKSMWANPGPYSKPAIGSFEQCAKCEKQFTVTRYTIVTADGTGSLCHPCAKSSGTDPFKKSAVRKRKQPTEKRKVVYFEEKRFPSLVSVCIDIISEYIDDIEAFGDVGAMNTEAISKAIAKNRRLTPDNAHLFYGAHHTLLTFYDATKLSTPSLITLAQLNPNLTSLRLDLCGQISDDVMDSWKTTLPNVTSLELLGPYLVRAPAWIAFFENHKPLESFLITQSPRFNLECMKALVASSATTLRRLGLREIGHMCDEFLEHIGSCKSLLHLDVSEPTNSCTDIAVNTLLSNIGPTLTKLNLSNHSLLTDAVLEFGVAESTHQLSDLVLRALPLLTDEGVSKFFSGWSNHPLSYVNFSRNPDLLSSSLSSLLHHSRSHLQVLDINGLKDVELSALKMIANCPELTSIDLGWCRAVDDFVLKQILEGCTKLTEVKVWGCNKVEGKWISAGIRTSARIVGIEGHTTH; this is encoded by the exons ATGAGTCACAACAATGTTAGAGGACCGACTTCAGCTCTCACAGAATTTCTTAGG GCCTCTGGAATCACTCCTTCCACCGTAGCTCGTCGCGCCACACAGAACCAATCAGTGCCAGGACCGAGCAACACTTCTGGAGAGCCTCCCAGTGTCGATGAGACTTCAATCACCCGCAGAACTTCTAAACGCGGTCGACGAGCTAGGTCTGGT AGGGCAGGAGGTTACGCATCAGACGAATTGGATGAACTAGAGTCACCGCCCAAAAAATCGAAAATAGTAGAGAGTCAGGGAAAGGGTAAAGGTAATAGCATCAAACGCAAGAAAAAGGCCACAAAGAAGGGGGACGATGACGaatatgaagatgaagatgaagatgctTATAACGCGTTGTCTAAATCAATGTGGGCTAATCCTGGGCCTTATTCAAAGCCTGCGATCGGAAGTTTTGAACAATGCGCCAAATGCGAAAAACAGTTCACAGTG ACAAGGTATACTATAGTTACCGCTGATGGGACAGGGTCCTTGTGTCATCCGTGCGCCAAGTCTTCTGGTACCGATCCTTTCAAGAAATCTGCTGTTAGGAAACGCAAACAACCGACGGAGAAGCGGAAGGTCGTATATTTTGAGGAGAAGCGATTTCCTTCCCTCGTTTCCGTCTGCATTGAT ATCATCTCTGAATATATCGATGACATTGAGGCATTTGGGGACGTCGGAGCGATGAACACAGAAGCTATCTCAAAAGCTATCGCAAAAAACCGTAGATT GACTCCGGATAATGCGCATCTATTTTATGGAGCACACCACACTTTACTGACGTTTTACGACGCCACTA AACTATCAACCCCTTCGTTGATAACTTTGGCGCAGCTCAATCCCAATTTGACTTCCCTCCGCCTTGACTTATGTGGTCAAATTTCAGACGACGTTATGGACTCGTGGAAGACAACTCTTCCGAACGTTACATCCCTTGAGCTCCTCGGACCATACCTTGTTCGAGCTCCTGCTTGGATAGCTTTCTTTGAGAACCATAAGCCTCTTGAGAGCTTCTTAATTACTCAAAGTCCAAGGTTCAACCTCGAGTGTATGAAGGCTCTCGTTGCGAGTAGTGCGACCACATTGCGAAGATTAGGCCTGAGGGAAATTGGGCACATGTGCGACGAGTTTCTCGAACACATAGGGTCGTGCAAATCACTTCTCCATCTCGACGTATCCGAACCCACGAACTCCTGCACTGATATCGCTGTGAACACTCTTCTTTCAAACATCGGTCCCACGCTTACCAAACTCAACTTGTCTAATCACTCCCTTTTAACTGACGCGGTGCTCGAATTTGGTGTTGCCGAAAGCACTCACCAACTCTCAGACCTGGTTTTACGTGCACTCCCACTCTTGACGGATGAGGGCGTATCCAAATTTTTCTCCGGCTGGAGTAACCACCCATTGTCCTACGTCAATTTTTCTAGAAACCCAGATCTTCTTTCCAGCTCTCTCTCCTCGCTTTTACATCATTCAAGATCACATTTGCAAGTATTGGATATCAATGGTTTAAAGGATGTCGAGCTATCGGCTCTCAAAATGATTgcaaactgtccagaattaACCTCGATCGACCTTGGCTGGTGCCGAGCGGTAGATGACTTTGTCCTGAAGCAAATATTGGAAGGTTGCACAAAACTCACGGAAGTAAAGGTGTGGGGTTGCAACAAGGTGGAAGGGAAATGGATATCTGCTGGTATACGTACATCTGCCCGGATTGTGGGGATTGAAGGTCATACTACACATTAA
- a CDS encoding uncharacterized protein (BUSCO:EOG0926419M), with product MPFVKKIKTDAYFSRFQVKYRRRREGKTDYYARKRLVTQAKNKYNAPKYRLVVRFTNREVIVQVVYARLQGDFVLAAARSKELPRYGINHGLTNWTAAYATGLLCARRALTKLGLADKYQGVAEPDGTFSVTEVLDDEGAPRPFKAYLDVGLRRTSTGSRVFGAMKGASDGGVFIPHNEKRFPGYDAESKELDAEVLKKYIFGGHVAEYMESLEEEDDERFKKQFSTYLADGVGSEDIEEIYTNAYAAIREDPSFKPTEKTKDWKAESKTYRPARLTLTQRKEKIAARIEEFQAGGED from the exons ATGCCGTTCGTCAAAAAGATCAAGACCGACGCTTACTTTTCGCGTTTTCAAGTCAAGTACCGGAGACGAAGAGAAGGCAAAACTGATT ACTATGCCCGCAAACGACTGGTCACTCAGGCAAAGAACAAATA TAATGCACCCAAATACCGCCTTGTTGTTCGGTTCACCAACAGGGAAGTCATCGTTCAAGTCGTATACGCTCGTCTGCAAGGTGATTTTGTTCTTGCCGCGGCACGATCAAAAGAGCTACCTCGCTACGGCATCAACCATGGCCTTACCAACTGGACCGCAG CCTATGCGACCGGTCTCCTTTGCGCTAGGCGCGCTTTGACAAAACTCGGGCTTGCGGACAAGTACCAAGGTGTCGCAGAACCTGATGGCACTTTCTCCGTCACAGAAGTGTTGGACGATGAAGGTGCTCCTCGGCCATTCAAAGCCTACCTTGATGTCGGTCTCAGGCGGACTTCTACCGGTTCCCGTGTCTTCGGTGCCATGAAGGGTGCTAGCGATGGTGGTGTCTTTATTCCTCACAACGAGAAACGTTTCCCAGGATACGACGCGGAGAGCAAGGAGCTTGATGCTGAGGTGCTCAAAAAGTACATTTTCGGTGGACATGTTGCGGAGTACATGGAGagcttggaagaggaagacgatgagCG TTTCAAGAAGCAGTTCTCCACGTACCTTGCCGACGGTGTCGGCTCTGAGGATATTGAGGAGATCTATACTAATGCCTACGCAGCTATACGTGAAGATCCGTCTTTCAAGCCCACCGAAAAGACAAAGGACTGGAAAGCCGAATCTAAAACATACAGGCCTGCGAGACTCACCCTTACCCAGCGCAAGGAGAAAATTGCGGCCAGGATCGAGGAGTTCCAGGCCGGTGGGGAGGACTGA
- a CDS encoding uncharacterized protein (BUSCO:EOG0926510L) has translation MQSINRFLYGPTPEERVRAWQAKLRTESRHLDREMRQLDTATNKARQTVKQLAMKGDVKSARILAKEVVRSEKQKDRLSVSKARLGSIGTQLQHQMAMVKVTGSLEKSTEIMKLSNSLIKLPQISQTMREMSMEMTKAGIMEEMLEDTLEMDDDEELEEEADEEVDKVLFQLTDGKLGQAGTVSTELPSLEDKMEEEEAERTLERYRQQLNGILSS, from the exons ATGCAAAGTATCAATCGGTTCTTGTACGGTCCAACGCCAGAAGAGAGGGTTCGTGCATGGCAGGCCAAGTTACGAACAGAAAGCCGGCATCTGGATAGGGAAATGAGGCAG CTAGATACTGCTACGAATAAGGCTCGACAGACCGTCAAACAACTAGCGATGAAAGGAGATGTCAAGTCTGCTCGTATTTTAGCGAAGGAGGTCGTAAGAAGCGAGAAACAGAAGGACAGGCTCTCCGTCAGCAAAGCCAGGCTCGGTTCAATAGGAACACAACTACAACATCAGATGG CCATGGTCAAAGTGACTGGATCGTTGGAGAAGTCAACGGAAATCATGAAGCTTTCAAATTCTTTGATCAAACTTCCGCAGATCAGTCAAACCATGAGGGAGATGAGCATGGAAATGACGAAG GCAGGAATCATGGAGGAGATGTTGGAAGATACATTGGAGatggacgacgacgaagagttggaagaggaagctgACGAAGAGGTAGACAAAGTTCTTTTCCAGCTCACGGATGGGAAACTAGGCCAGGCGGGGACCGTCAGTACAGAACTTCCG TCTCTGGAGGACAagatggaggaagaggaggcggAGAGGACGTTGGAACGGTACCGGCAACAGCTCAATGGGATTTTGAGCAGTTGA